The sequence TCCCTGCGCCATGGTCACCCACAGCAAGTTCCCCGCCGCCGGGATGAGCCGCCCCCTCGACACCAGCCTGCGCCTCAAGACGTTCAGCTCCAAGAGCGAGTACCAGCTGGTGGTGAACACCGTGCGCAAGCTGCAGGAGAGCGGCTTCTACTGGAGCACGGTGACGGGCGGTGAGGCCaacctgctgctgagcaccGAGCCGGCCGGCACCTTCCTCATCAGGGACAGCTCGGACCAGCGGCACTTCTTCACCCTCAGCGTCAAGACGGAGTCTGGCACCAAGAACCTGCGCATCCAGTGCGAGGGAGGCAGCTTCTCCTTGCAGAGCGACCCTCGCAGCAGCCAGCCCGTGCCCCGCTTCGACTGCGTGCTCAAGCTGGTACATCACTACATGCCACCCGCACCCTGTGCAGTCCCCGAGCAGCCAGGGGGGGGCCTGCACCCCAAGCGCACCTACTACATCTACTCGGGTGGCGAGAAGATCCCCTTGGTGTTGAGCCGCCCGCTCTCCTCCAGCGTCtccaccctgcagcacctctgccGCAAGACTGTCAACGGGCACCTGGACTCCTATGAGAAGATGACTCAGCTGCCGGCTCCCATTAAGGAGTTCCTGGACCGGTACGATGCCCCTCTCTAAGGGACCAGCGGAGCGAGATTACACGCTACAAGCACAAGAGCAGGGGACAGGCACAACACCCCACCAGCACGGGAACTCACAGGGCTCGCCAAGCCTCTCCCTCTGGCAAAGGGAGAGGGGGACTGGGGCGAGCCACCATGGGCTCTGGCTGCggccagcactgcctggcacccttggtgctgggggagggcCCCCCGGGGAAGCGCGACACGCCCTCTCCATGGGGAAGGAGACTGTTCCGGTCGGGCTGTGGATGTTACAGTGCACCCAGTGCAGAGGCCTCCCCGTCACGGCCGGGGAGAGCCCGTTGGCAAAGCCCCcgtgggctggggcagccaggaTGGCACCCGTGGCGCAGAGCGATGTGCACCCCGGCAGCCGCATCCCCGCTGCCGCGGTGGGACCACACCTGGGGGGTGTCCTGGCAAGAGCCCCTTCTACCACTAGAGAATGGAAAGCACTTGAGTCCAGCTAGTGCCTGATCGCTTTTCCTCAGTTTTAAGGGGAAAGTGTTTTTTGCCCGTACTGTACTTTACCTCTTGCTGCCTCCTTGTGGGTGGAAGCTCCTTTCACACCAGGTCGCTGCCTTTCCCCCTCGTTGCTATTTTCCAGGGGACTTAGCCTTAATATTCTCCCTGCCCTATGGTCTGGGTCACTGCACATCATTTGGTGACGTTGAGTGATAACAGTCTGGTGACAAGTCATGAAGCCAGAGGGGAAACAGCGTGTCCCATCACTGCTGAAAGTCCAGCAAGACTACGTTTGCAAGGCACACCCTGAGgacctggtgctgctgctggaccaTTACCCCGAGCGTCGCAcccctcctctgcctggctgcTTCCCACAGACCCTGGCCACACTGCTCTGTGGGGGCACCAATTCCTGCAGGAACGTGGCAGAAATATCCCCTGGAGCACATCGTCT comes from Falco naumanni isolate bFalNau1 chromosome 1, bFalNau1.pat, whole genome shotgun sequence and encodes:
- the SOCS3 gene encoding suppressor of cytokine signaling 3; translated protein: MVTHSKFPAAGMSRPLDTSLRLKTFSSKSEYQLVVNTVRKLQESGFYWSTVTGGEANLLLSTEPAGTFLIRDSSDQRHFFTLSVKTESGTKNLRIQCEGGSFSLQSDPRSSQPVPRFDCVLKLVHHYMPPAPCAVPEQPGGGLHPKRTYYIYSGGEKIPLVLSRPLSSSVSTLQHLCRKTVNGHLDSYEKMTQLPAPIKEFLDRYDAPL